In Dolichospermum flos-aquae CCAP 1403/13F, the following proteins share a genomic window:
- a CDS encoding YidH family protein has translation MNQPLIKSETPEQLSTNDLAADRTELAKYRSRAAADRTLMAWIRTCLSLIGFGFGIPTIVRAIENTRLSHHLNPVRFSVIVGLSFIVTGMLGMVLGLREHRQLLKQIQNNRYTYETSHSAEIIGVALLVIGLVSFLGVIIRAMNF, from the coding sequence ATGAATCAGCCACTTATCAAATCAGAAACACCTGAACAATTGTCTACCAACGATTTAGCAGCAGATAGAACAGAATTAGCTAAATACCGCAGTCGAGCGGCAGCAGACCGCACATTAATGGCGTGGATACGCACCTGTCTTTCCTTAATTGGTTTTGGTTTTGGTATCCCCACCATTGTTAGAGCAATTGAAAATACTCGTCTGAGTCATCATCTTAACCCAGTCAGATTTTCGGTGATTGTGGGACTGTCTTTTATTGTGACGGGAATGTTGGGAATGGTTTTAGGGTTGAGAGAACACCGTCAGTTACTTAAACAAATTCAAAATAATCGCTATACCTACGAAACCTCTCACAGTGCGGAAATTATCGGAGTGGCTTTACTTGTAATTGGCTTAGTTAGTTTTCTTGGTGTGATAATTCGGGCAATGAATTTTTGA
- a CDS encoding exonuclease, which yields MLQTKLNLLPHYYGKLARENGIGYLEDSRGIRLPSVTSILKSTKPPGEKAQLAKWRQKVGNFEANRIIQESKQRGILIHQQVKNYFLDEPIICSEFIKPYWHNLLPILENIHNIRLIEANLFNYYLGYAGRVDCVANYCNIPCVIEFKTAERIKPLYDEPLQLAAYWGAVNRQYGLRINNALVIVTTPDEAIVHWLEPKDMMEKWHQWEKKANTFWPNDGTNDKISP from the coding sequence ATGTTACAAACTAAACTCAACCTTCTCCCCCACTACTACGGTAAACTTGCCAGAGAAAACGGAATCGGATATCTCGAAGATAGTCGCGGTATTAGACTTCCTAGCGTTACCTCAATTTTAAAATCTACCAAACCTCCAGGAGAAAAAGCACAACTCGCAAAATGGCGACAAAAAGTAGGTAATTTTGAAGCTAATCGAATTATCCAAGAATCAAAACAAAGGGGTATTCTCATTCATCAACAAGTTAAAAACTACTTTTTAGATGAGCCTATTATTTGCTCTGAATTTATCAAACCTTATTGGCATAACCTATTACCAATATTGGAAAATATTCATAACATCCGATTAATTGAAGCCAATCTTTTTAATTACTATCTTGGCTATGCTGGTAGAGTTGATTGTGTAGCGAATTATTGCAATATTCCCTGTGTGATTGAATTTAAAACCGCAGAACGCATAAAACCTCTTTATGATGAACCTTTACAACTTGCGGCTTATTGGGGTGCTGTCAATCGTCAATATGGATTAAGAATTAACAATGCTTTAGTAATTGTCACCACTCCAGATGAAGCTATTGTACATTGGTTAGAACCTAAAGACATGATGGAAAAATGGCATCAATGGGAGAAAAAAGCCAACACATTTTGGCCAAACGATGGTACTAATGACAAAATATCACCCTAA
- a CDS encoding NACHT domain-containing protein, protein MDSFQHSIELRNRFLEEVANEYGLFHKHREIFLGRFDHQNAESKNTEIAKYLGIEDQVLQDYLGEICELFGFKSQRGRSKKGQSPWEQTFTQLWNQKFNEWLKLQQNPNVQTPILNDDDWLKIFHTKLENQQEQIRKNASEMGFELKFPSVPLGLVERKHQQRRDENVDRRDVYQLEKEVIAKIYEHNDFLEQVINQNSAGKNKHIATVGEPGAGKTTLLTAIASYIKNENKDLPIVISLGSLQGMTLEEYILKKWLPDTMRLVNNTPTSEIEEQLKTRFYKPGVWLLLDGVDEMGESSPTAALNKISQALTDWLGKARVVLTCRLNVWDANPSNNDLSGFDTYKTQEFKPEQIDKFIEEWFKCDDDKIQRGEELKAKLREPGKERIRELVTNPLRLSLLCQIFYQDKHGELPETKAGLFDLYAKYFYYWKSTPETQELRDSPELQKELHQGLGKLALEGIKRDARFRLNKSLVVEVMTERLFKLARDVGWLNLVDRDVYAFFHPNFQEYFAALVIDDWHYFLNHVPTNPVKAKYRVFEPQWREVILLWLGRNDINKNQKDDFMNALIKFDDVSGHFEFYSSQARNLARFGLKEFPESVLNEIVEDGYDDNGNKLYTYRFFKVVTYHLKFPGDLLSHHPITYYKLYQWLGISINLNLDYGSNFLDFLLQMDFRELKNYLIYPKTINSDFDNNDKYHVFDKLKILLSYSKDVDILQAFIQKIGLNYNSDTELLYAIINLIPKNRDHLTSFAARESLKQFLMRSNKHDFFSIIIQNLKPYVNQRELDPYGSCLEIIEYCVENMDYAEFYTAWLLPTSHRDASDNTASPNSHLVNIWELQFTKIISQLQPINTTYPLTLNLKTLQNETDIIEISQEICNQIYFTACPENLEIPQINNAPQLKSKIPQIKKHLKTENLALIINNCEPNQEMIKFCNKLTDVLHIAFITEQPLDAPLKGFPNQSNLFNVIQHWINEIG, encoded by the coding sequence ATGGACTCATTCCAACACAGTATTGAGCTAAGAAACCGATTTTTAGAGGAAGTCGCTAATGAATACGGCTTATTCCATAAACACAGAGAGATATTTTTGGGTAGATTTGATCATCAAAATGCCGAATCTAAAAATACAGAAATTGCTAAATATTTAGGTATTGAAGACCAAGTATTACAAGATTATTTGGGTGAAATATGCGAATTGTTTGGTTTTAAATCTCAACGTGGACGAAGTAAAAAGGGTCAATCACCTTGGGAACAGACTTTTACTCAGCTATGGAATCAAAAATTTAATGAATGGTTGAAATTACAACAAAATCCTAATGTTCAGACACCCATTTTAAATGATGATGATTGGCTAAAAATTTTTCACACAAAACTAGAAAACCAGCAAGAACAAATCAGAAAAAATGCTTCTGAAATGGGTTTTGAGTTAAAGTTTCCATCTGTTCCACTGGGTTTAGTCGAACGTAAACACCAGCAAAGACGAGATGAGAATGTTGATAGAAGAGACGTTTATCAGTTAGAAAAGGAAGTCATTGCTAAAATTTACGAACATAATGATTTTCTGGAACAGGTAATAAATCAAAATTCTGCGGGAAAAAACAAGCATATTGCTACAGTTGGAGAACCGGGAGCAGGTAAAACGACTTTATTAACTGCTATTGCTTCATATATCAAAAATGAAAATAAAGACTTACCAATTGTTATATCTCTCGGTAGCTTGCAAGGTATGACATTAGAGGAATATATTCTCAAAAAATGGCTACCTGACACAATGAGATTAGTTAATAATACTCCTACCTCAGAAATAGAGGAACAGCTAAAAACGCGATTTTATAAACCTGGTGTTTGGTTATTGTTAGATGGTGTTGATGAAATGGGGGAATCTTCACCAACAGCAGCATTAAATAAAATTTCTCAAGCATTAACAGACTGGTTAGGAAAAGCGCGAGTAGTTTTAACTTGTCGGTTAAATGTTTGGGATGCAAATCCTAGTAATAATGATTTATCTGGTTTTGATACCTATAAAACTCAAGAATTTAAACCTGAACAAATTGATAAATTTATTGAAGAGTGGTTTAAATGTGATGATGATAAAATACAGCGTGGTGAAGAACTCAAGGCAAAATTAAGAGAACCTGGAAAAGAGCGTATTCGTGAATTAGTTACTAATCCTTTGAGGTTATCTTTGTTATGTCAGATTTTTTATCAAGACAAGCATGGAGAATTACCAGAAACTAAAGCAGGACTTTTTGATTTATACGCTAAGTATTTTTATTATTGGAAATCTACCCCAGAAACTCAAGAGTTAAGAGATTCTCCTGAATTGCAAAAAGAATTACACCAAGGATTAGGTAAATTAGCTTTAGAAGGAATTAAAAGGGATGCTAGATTTCGGCTTAATAAAAGTTTAGTAGTTGAGGTAATGACTGAGAGGTTATTCAAATTAGCTCGTGATGTAGGTTGGTTGAATTTGGTAGATAGAGATGTTTATGCTTTCTTTCATCCTAATTTTCAGGAATATTTTGCAGCTTTAGTTATTGATGATTGGCATTATTTTTTAAATCATGTTCCTACCAATCCCGTAAAAGCGAAATATCGTGTTTTTGAGCCGCAATGGAGAGAAGTCATTTTACTGTGGTTAGGTAGAAATGATATAAACAAGAATCAAAAAGATGATTTTATGAATGCGTTAATAAAATTTGATGATGTATCTGGGCATTTTGAATTCTACTCATCCCAAGCACGTAATTTAGCACGGTTTGGACTGAAAGAGTTTCCAGAATCTGTTCTTAATGAAATTGTTGAAGATGGATATGACGATAACGGCAATAAATTATATACTTACCGTTTCTTTAAAGTAGTTACTTACCATTTAAAATTTCCTGGTGATTTGTTAAGTCACCATCCAATAACCTATTATAAATTATATCAATGGCTAGGTATCTCTATTAATTTAAACCTAGATTATGGTAGTAATTTTTTAGATTTTTTGCTTCAAATGGATTTCAGAGAATTGAAGAATTATCTTATATATCCAAAAACAATAAACTCGGATTTTGATAATAATGATAAATACCATGTCTTTGATAAATTAAAAATCTTATTATCTTATTCAAAGGATGTAGATATTTTACAAGCTTTCATTCAAAAAATAGGACTTAATTATAATTCTGACACAGAATTATTATATGCGATTATCAATTTAATACCAAAGAATCGTGATCATTTAACTTCTTTTGCAGCACGCGAAAGCTTGAAACAATTCTTAATGCGAAGTAACAAACATGATTTTTTTTCAATCATAATTCAAAATTTAAAACCCTATGTAAATCAAAGAGAACTTGATCCATACGGTTCTTGTCTAGAAATTATTGAATACTGTGTTGAGAATATGGATTACGCAGAATTTTATACCGCATGGCTACTCCCAACGTCTCATCGAGATGCATCTGATAATACCGCGTCTCCTAACTCTCATTTGGTTAACATCTGGGAACTCCAATTTACTAAAATCATCTCTCAACTCCAACCCATAAATACAACCTATCCCCTTACCCTCAACCTCAAAACCCTCCAAAACGAAACAGACATCATAGAAATATCTCAAGAAATCTGCAACCAAATTTACTTTACAGCTTGTCCCGAAAATCTAGAAATTCCCCAAATTAACAACGCACCTCAACTCAAAAGCAAAATTCCCCAAATTAAAAAACATCTAAAAACCGAAAACCTAGCCTTAATTATCAACAACTGCGAACCAAATCAAGAAATGATCAAATTCTGCAATAAACTAACAGATGTCTTACACATTGCCTTTATCACAGAACAACCATTAGACGCACCATTAAAAGGTTTTCCCAATCAATCAAACTTATTCAATGTGATTCAACATTGGATTAATGAGATAGGGTGA
- a CDS encoding bile acid:sodium symporter family protein: MHHPLLLIFVKITIFSLMLAIGSNLCFEEMLSLWRKPALLFRALLAVVVLVPLVVIVLLKLFNLPPEVMTGLALLAASPGAPLTTKRAQMAGCRFSYSASFQLTLAILAVCVTPITLEIFVTLFENISEKVTILEVTRQVIMVQLLPVSIGLLLQKFVPKFAENIAQPLNFMANSLFFVLVVLAGILGIPLFFKVWGLPMVVITIMVIASLAIGHSLGGNNDDTQPILAISCIARNVGLALFIAILNNVEQKVIPTLIAYVILGAFLGSFYSIWNKRKLEQQPN, translated from the coding sequence ATGCACCATCCTTTACTGTTGATTTTCGTTAAAATCACGATTTTTTCTTTAATGTTAGCCATAGGAAGCAATCTCTGTTTTGAGGAAATGCTTTCCCTATGGCGAAAACCTGCTTTACTATTCCGGGCGCTTTTAGCCGTTGTGGTGCTAGTTCCTCTAGTGGTTATTGTCCTGCTAAAACTGTTTAACTTACCCCCAGAAGTAATGACAGGATTAGCCTTGTTAGCGGCTTCTCCAGGTGCGCCTCTGACCACAAAACGAGCGCAAATGGCTGGATGTAGATTTTCCTACTCAGCGAGTTTTCAGCTAACTCTCGCTATACTTGCAGTCTGCGTTACTCCTATTACCTTGGAAATTTTTGTCACCCTATTTGAGAATATTTCAGAAAAAGTGACAATTTTAGAAGTTACCCGACAAGTGATCATGGTACAGTTATTGCCTGTCAGTATCGGTCTGTTGCTGCAAAAGTTTGTACCTAAATTTGCCGAAAATATCGCTCAACCTTTAAATTTTATGGCTAATAGTCTTTTTTTCGTACTGGTTGTTTTGGCTGGTATTTTAGGGATTCCCCTATTTTTCAAAGTTTGGGGATTACCAATGGTTGTTATTACCATCATGGTAATTGCCTCCTTAGCAATAGGACACAGTTTAGGAGGTAACAATGATGATACACAACCGATTTTAGCAATTTCCTGTATTGCTCGTAATGTTGGTTTAGCCTTGTTTATCGCCATTTTGAATAACGTAGAACAAAAGGTAATTCCCACACTCATAGCTTATGTAATTTTAGGAGCATTTCTAGGTAGTTTTTACTCAATTTGGAATAAACGCAAATTAGAGCAACAACCTAACTAA
- a CDS encoding arylsulfatase — MSLHEYKLGTTFPGVIGRTVDKSSPAWPEPLRAKENTPNVLFIVFDDTGFGQFGNYGSPIKTPNLDTLAANGLRYNNLHTTALCSPTRSCLLTGRNHHSNAMSCITEGSTGYPGGNGNIPFENGFLSEILLQKGYNTYALGKWHLTPSDQLSAAGPYDRWPLGRGFERFYGFLGGETHQYYPDLVYDNHTVKPEKTPAEGYHLTEDLADKAISFIADAKQIAPNKPFFMYFCPGAMHAPHHVPKEWADAYAGQFDDGWEAYREKVFARQQEMGIVPADAELSRHDPDVPHWDSLSAAEKRLYARMMEVYAGFLTHTDYHIGRLLDFLKSIGEFENTVIMVISDNGASSEGGPTGSVNENLFFNNVPESLEENLKALDKLGSAETFNHYAWGWTWAGNTPFRRWKRETYRGGISDPLIVHWSQGIEAKGEIRTQYAHAIDLVPTVLELLEIEPPTTIKGVTQSPIEGVSFAHTFNHSNAPTKHITQYFEMMGHRSLYYDGWRAVCPWPGPSFTEAGQFFGEAISAETLTDLDTHHWELYHVASDFAENHNIAADNRPKLIEMIATWYIEAGKYNVLPVDGRGVQRFAEERPQIAVNRSRYVYYPDTQAIPAGSAVRVLNRPHSITADVEIPTGGAEGILLAHGGNDSGYSFYVQSGKLHWVHNYVGRSLYHVESGSSVPVGRHQLRFEFKVTGQPDLAKGKGTPGRAQLYIDERLVGQIDVPVTTPLALGLTSGVTCGIAPGAPVTPDYEPPFKFTGKIYSVMVDVSGDLIQDRETEMRTIMARQ, encoded by the coding sequence ATGTCTCTGCATGAATACAAACTCGGAACCACCTTCCCCGGTGTAATCGGCCGCACAGTTGATAAATCCAGTCCAGCTTGGCCAGAACCATTACGGGCAAAAGAAAATACACCAAACGTCCTATTTATCGTTTTCGATGATACAGGTTTTGGACAATTTGGAAATTATGGAAGTCCCATCAAAACACCCAACCTAGACACACTAGCCGCTAATGGATTGCGCTACAATAATCTACACACAACGGCACTGTGTTCTCCCACCCGTTCCTGCTTGCTGACTGGGCGCAATCACCATTCTAACGCCATGTCCTGCATTACAGAAGGGTCTACGGGTTATCCCGGAGGTAATGGGAATATTCCCTTTGAAAATGGGTTTCTCTCAGAGATATTACTCCAGAAGGGTTATAACACTTATGCGTTAGGAAAATGGCATTTAACCCCCTCAGACCAACTTTCAGCCGCAGGACCCTATGATCGCTGGCCTCTCGGTCGCGGTTTTGAGCGTTTTTATGGCTTTTTAGGCGGAGAAACCCACCAGTATTATCCAGATTTGGTTTATGATAACCACACCGTTAAGCCAGAAAAGACCCCCGCAGAAGGCTATCATTTAACGGAAGATTTAGCAGACAAAGCCATTAGCTTTATCGCTGATGCCAAGCAAATTGCCCCAAATAAGCCTTTTTTCATGTATTTTTGTCCGGGAGCAATGCACGCCCCCCATCATGTGCCAAAAGAATGGGCTGATGCCTACGCTGGACAATTTGATGATGGTTGGGAAGCTTACAGGGAAAAGGTTTTTGCCCGTCAGCAAGAAATGGGGATTGTTCCCGCAGATGCTGAACTTTCTCGTCATGATCCCGATGTCCCGCACTGGGATTCCCTCTCAGCCGCCGAAAAACGGCTTTATGCCCGAATGATGGAAGTATATGCTGGTTTTTTAACCCATACTGACTACCATATCGGTCGTTTACTCGATTTTCTTAAATCTATCGGTGAGTTCGAGAATACTGTCATTATGGTGATTTCGGACAATGGCGCAAGTTCGGAAGGGGGACCGACTGGTTCAGTAAATGAAAACCTGTTTTTTAACAATGTGCCAGAATCCCTAGAGGAAAATCTCAAAGCATTGGATAAACTAGGCAGCGCCGAAACCTTTAACCATTATGCTTGGGGCTGGACTTGGGCAGGAAATACGCCTTTTAGGCGTTGGAAACGGGAAACCTATCGGGGGGGAATCAGCGACCCTTTAATTGTGCATTGGAGTCAAGGTATTGAGGCTAAAGGGGAGATTCGGACTCAGTACGCTCATGCTATTGACCTTGTGCCGACGGTGCTGGAATTACTGGAAATTGAACCACCGACAACTATTAAGGGTGTGACTCAATCCCCCATTGAAGGTGTCAGTTTTGCCCATACTTTTAATCATAGTAACGCCCCCACTAAGCATATTACCCAGTATTTCGAGATGATGGGACATCGTTCTCTTTACTATGATGGTTGGCGGGCGGTTTGTCCTTGGCCGGGTCCCTCATTTACAGAAGCGGGGCAGTTTTTTGGTGAGGCGATTTCGGCGGAAACTTTGACGGATTTGGATACTCATCATTGGGAACTGTATCATGTCGCCTCAGATTTTGCGGAAAATCACAATATTGCGGCTGATAATCGTCCTAAGTTGATTGAGATGATTGCCACTTGGTATATTGAGGCTGGCAAGTATAATGTGTTGCCTGTGGATGGACGTGGTGTGCAACGATTCGCGGAGGAACGCCCGCAAATTGCTGTCAATCGTAGCCGCTATGTTTACTATCCTGATACTCAAGCGATTCCCGCCGGTAGTGCCGTGAGGGTGTTAAATCGTCCCCACAGTATTACGGCTGATGTGGAGATTCCCACAGGTGGCGCTGAAGGCATATTACTGGCACACGGGGGTAATGATAGTGGCTATTCTTTCTATGTCCAAAGTGGTAAACTGCACTGGGTTCATAATTATGTCGGGCGATCGCTCTATCATGTTGAATCTGGGTCATCTGTGCCGGTAGGTCGTCACCAGTTGCGCTTTGAGTTTAAAGTCACGGGTCAACCAGATTTAGCCAAGGGAAAAGGAACACCAGGACGCGCCCAACTGTATATTGATGAGAGATTGGTCGGGCAGATTGATGTGCCTGTAACTACTCCTTTAGCACTAGGTCTAACCAGTGGTGTCACCTGTGGAATTGCCCCTGGTGCGCCTGTTACACCGGATTATGAACCGCCTTTTAAGTTTACGGGGAAGATTTATAGTGTGATGGTGGATGTCAGTGGCGATTTGATTCAAGATCGGGAAACTGAAATGCGGACTATTATGGCGCGACAGTAA
- a CDS encoding type II toxin-antitoxin system HicA family toxin — protein MVRDIQFTDLEQLLFKIGFTKVPTTGSQQVYQYLSSGSLVILPAYEQQAYLQPVHLVAVRQILVENGLINTNTFDSFMRKIVS, from the coding sequence ATGGTTAGAGATATTCAGTTTACTGACCTAGAACAATTGCTTTTCAAGATAGGTTTTACAAAAGTACCAACAACAGGCTCTCAACAAGTCTATCAATATCTATCGTCAGGAAGTTTGGTCATTTTACCAGCTTACGAACAACAGGCATATCTTCAGCCTGTACATTTGGTAGCTGTACGTCAAATATTGGTAGAAAATGGTTTAATCAACACCAATACTTTTGACAGTTTTATGAGAAAAATTGTCAGTTAA
- a CDS encoding DUF1622 domain-containing protein, which produces MALFEQLESGLSFVVTLLKFLLESISVFCILLGVLKSGKIAISLNHHHSQNRFLQIRLNFGIWLVLALEFQLGADILSTTYHSTFESLGKLGIVALIRTFLNYFLTQELNKQQ; this is translated from the coding sequence ATGGCATTATTTGAACAGCTAGAGAGCGGGTTATCATTTGTTGTGACTTTGCTGAAATTTTTACTAGAATCTATTTCTGTTTTTTGTATTTTATTGGGTGTATTAAAAAGCGGAAAAATAGCAATTTCTCTGAACCATCATCATAGTCAAAACAGATTTCTGCAAATCCGGCTCAACTTTGGAATTTGGCTAGTGCTGGCATTAGAATTTCAATTAGGAGCAGATATTCTTTCTACAACCTACCATTCAACCTTTGAGTCTCTAGGAAAATTAGGAATTGTTGCTTTAATTAGAACTTTCCTCAATTATTTTCTGACTCAAGAACTCAATAAACAACAATAA
- a CDS encoding type II toxin-antitoxin system HicB family antitoxin, whose amino-acid sequence MFYKISLLLTPQQEEGFTVTSPLLPQLITEGDSMDEVLANVQDALEAVIEMYEDLGKELPDNLQSVDQNSPALIETIISVR is encoded by the coding sequence ATGTTTTACAAAATCTCACTATTGCTTACACCTCAACAAGAAGAAGGATTCACTGTAACTTCTCCACTCTTACCACAATTGATCACTGAAGGGGATTCTATGGATGAAGTTTTAGCTAATGTTCAAGATGCTTTGGAAGCAGTTATAGAAATGTATGAAGATTTAGGTAAAGAACTTCCTGATAATCTACAATCTGTAGACCAAAATTCACCAGCTTTGATAGAAACAATTATATCCGTCAGATGA
- a CDS encoding PIN domain-containing protein, translating into MRKIFADSSILIAGAASRTGASRAVLTMAEIGLFQLVISEQVLLECERNIKKKLPDALPIFSQLIAAINPEIEPDPTLEESNHWVRIIEAKDAPILAAAVLTKVDRLLSLNTKDFTAEVGIESGLIIQTPAEFIREIREIVQRGL; encoded by the coding sequence ATGCGTAAAATCTTTGCTGATTCTAGCATTCTCATTGCTGGTGCTGCTTCTCGTACAGGAGCTAGTCGCGCTGTGTTAACAATGGCGGAAATTGGTTTGTTTCAGTTAGTGATATCAGAGCAAGTTTTATTAGAGTGTGAACGAAATATCAAGAAAAAATTACCTGATGCTTTACCAATTTTCTCGCAGTTAATAGCAGCTATTAATCCAGAAATTGAACCTGATCCAACTCTAGAAGAAAGTAATCATTGGGTTAGGATTATTGAAGCTAAAGACGCGCCTATTTTAGCTGCTGCTGTGTTGACAAAAGTTGATCGTTTATTAAGTTTAAATACCAAGGATTTTACTGCGGAAGTTGGTATTGAGAGTGGATTAATTATTCAAACTCCTGCTGAGTTTATTAGAGAAATTCGAGAAATTGTACAAAGAGGTTTGTAA
- a CDS encoding AbrB/MazE/SpoVT family DNA-binding domain-containing protein — translation MTYISENMEIKAFPIRIENEGKITIPEDLKVHLSLGTGDTLTLLQIGEVVLLTPKQPQVPQIADKITAMMEDAGLELNDLLQGLVAERAAIWQEKDHNA, via the coding sequence ATGACTTATATATCAGAAAATATGGAAATTAAGGCTTTCCCTATTCGCATAGAAAATGAGGGAAAAATTACTATTCCAGAAGATTTAAAGGTGCATCTTAGCTTAGGTACAGGTGATACGTTGACATTATTGCAAATTGGTGAAGTTGTTTTACTTACTCCCAAACAACCGCAAGTTCCACAAATTGCCGACAAAATTACAGCAATGATGGAAGATGCAGGTTTAGAACTAAATGATTTACTCCAGGGTTTGGTAGCAGAAAGAGCAGCAATTTGGCAAGAGAAAGATCACAATGCGTAA
- a CDS encoding protein kinase domain-containing protein: MDIKVRDIIDQRYQIVEELEQGGFGKVFLAKDRLKFDSRCVVKQFIQPYNEESTNGQKARELFKTEAKILYELEAYSQTPSLLAYLESENCIVQEFIEGKNLRQELEQNNFKIFNEKQILELLLEILPVLQEIHNRGIFHRDIKPDNIIRNSKNGKFVLIDFGISKQVSDLDTSLQGNVTIKTLKSTNFGTSGYQSPDSFSSAASDLYSLGATCFHLLSGYSPLDLECNLGDNWIKRSWNLLDMTITEQTVSILERLLNTNISSRYSNAEEVLEDIRAIDDIKRSEKINFLLSLLSSTDERYKSQAIDDLAEFGAEASEAIPQLIKVFQEDNSELRGSASITLAKIGKESVPFLAELLQHEKLEVRRRAAITLEEIGTQAEVAISQLICALEDIDPEVRGYAVIVIANIGIPAKEAIPALIERLKDSNPNIRAWSLYALGRMQELAKEAIPIILEILSQEEPNATGNKVFIAGIEALDAIGFNIDKINIKSIEDNVIRTAREWVLFIRQDQKEKREQAKQQARARRAIYFDFQPKLISNTPPQKDPAQFMETYKNE, translated from the coding sequence ATGGACATCAAAGTTAGAGACATAATCGATCAACGTTATCAAATCGTTGAGGAATTGGAACAAGGAGGCTTTGGTAAAGTTTTTCTTGCAAAAGATAGGTTAAAATTTGATTCCAGATGTGTTGTAAAGCAATTCATACAGCCCTATAATGAAGAATCAACCAATGGACAAAAAGCAAGAGAATTATTTAAAACAGAAGCAAAAATTCTCTATGAATTAGAAGCTTATTCACAAACTCCTAGCTTACTCGCATATCTGGAAAGTGAAAATTGCATCGTACAAGAATTTATTGAAGGAAAAAATTTGAGACAAGAATTAGAACAAAATAATTTTAAAATTTTTAATGAAAAGCAGATTTTGGAACTTTTGCTAGAAATATTACCTGTATTACAAGAGATTCATAATAGAGGTATTTTTCATCGTGACATTAAACCCGATAATATAATAAGAAATAGTAAAAATGGAAAATTTGTACTAATTGATTTTGGAATTTCAAAGCAAGTTTCCGATCTCGATACTTCATTACAAGGAAATGTAACTATCAAAACCCTCAAAAGTACAAATTTTGGTACATCTGGCTATCAATCACCCGATAGTTTTTCTTCTGCTGCGAGTGATTTGTACTCTCTAGGTGCAACTTGTTTTCATCTTTTAAGCGGATATTCACCGTTAGACTTAGAATGTAATCTTGGAGATAATTGGATTAAAAGAAGTTGGAATCTTCTGGATATGACTATCACAGAACAGACAGTCTCTATTTTAGAAAGGCTTCTCAATACAAATATATCTAGTCGTTATTCAAATGCGGAAGAAGTTTTAGAAGATATTAGAGCTATAGATGACATAAAACGTAGTGAAAAAATAAATTTTCTTCTGTCTTTGTTAAGTAGCACAGATGAAAGATATAAAAGTCAAGCAATTGATGATCTGGCTGAGTTTGGTGCTGAAGCTAGTGAAGCTATTCCTCAACTTATTAAAGTTTTTCAGGAAGATAACTCTGAACTTCGTGGTTCAGCATCAATTACTTTAGCAAAAATTGGTAAAGAATCTGTTCCCTTTCTTGCCGAACTACTTCAACACGAAAAGCTGGAAGTAAGACGAAGAGCAGCAATTACACTTGAAGAAATTGGAACACAAGCTGAAGTTGCAATTTCTCAACTCATTTGTGCATTAGAAGATATTGATCCTGAAGTTCGTGGATATGCCGTTATTGTAATTGCAAATATTGGAATACCAGCTAAAGAAGCTATTCCTGCTTTAATTGAAAGGCTAAAAGACTCTAACCCTAATATTAGAGCATGGTCACTTTACGCACTAGGTAGAATGCAAGAGCTTGCTAAGGAAGCTATACCTATTATCTTAGAAATTTTATCTCAAGAAGAGCCTAATGCTACAGGTAATAAAGTCTTTATCGCTGGCATTGAAGCTTTAGATGCAATTGGGTTTAACATTGATAAAATTAATATTAAGTCTATAGAAGACAATGTTATTAGGACAGCTAGAGAATGGGTTCTCTTTATCAGACAGGATCAGAAAGAAAAAAGAGAACAGGCAAAACAACAAGCGCGAGCTAGAAGAGCAATATATTTTGATTTCCAACCCAAATTAATCTCTAATACTCCACCACAAAAAGATCCTGCTCAATTTATGGAGACATATAAAAATGAGTAG